In Uranotaenia lowii strain MFRU-FL chromosome 2, ASM2978415v1, whole genome shotgun sequence, one genomic interval encodes:
- the LOC129748586 gene encoding uncharacterized protein LOC129748586, producing MKFVLYSGLCLVFASVTLAAVSKPQVAQLEATFKAFESCGFKLSTALDSNEKLIQKLAGPKGAKLFAEISETIVVLNETIYGAWDQLVAVATDAQAIAIGTNVKTISDATCKLYTDAAAAIKAKSLANFKSAVALYVKSSSLASRTLINVLNGMKNVDAKNVSDEVLELVNIASKLKNALGV from the exons ATGAAGTTCGTCCTGTATTCCGGTTTGTGTCTCGTCTTTGCCTCA GTGACTTTGGCCGCTGTTTCCAAGCCACAGGTTGCTCAACTCGAGGCGACGTTCAAGGCCTTCGAAAGCTGTGGCTTCAAGCTGAGTACTGCCTTGGACAGCAATGAGAAGCTTATTCAGAAACTAGCTGGTCCAAAAGGGGCCAAGTTGTTTGCTGAAATCAGTGAAACCATTGTTGTTCTGAATGAAACGATTTACGGTGCATGGGATCAGCTTGTGGCGGTAGCTACTGACGCTCAGGCTATCGCAATCGGAACGAACGTTAAAACCATTTCGGATGCCACCTGTAAGCTTTACACCGATGCAGCCGCCGCTATTAAGGCTAAGTCGCTGGCTAACTTCAAGTCGGCTGTGGCGCTCTACGTCAAGTCTTCGAGCCTTGCTTCGCGTACACTGATCAACGTTTTGAATGGGATGAAAAATGTTGACGCCAAGAATGTCAGTGATGAGGTCCTGGAACTGGTCAACATTGCCAGCAAACTGAAGAATGCGTTGGGCGTTTAA
- the LOC129748588 gene encoding uncharacterized protein LOC129748588 has protein sequence MKFILYSGLFLAFASATLAAVSTPVATQLQATLQTFEGCGFKVSNFLDNNAKTISVLAGPKVAQYCGEVSDSIAIINATIYGGWEKLIAAATDVQFTAIGKNIKTLSDATCKLNVDVAAAVKAKSLPLFKTTVSVYIKSCALATGNLIDNLNKIGTDEAKDISEEVDDLLYIAAKLKKALSI, from the exons ATGAAGTTCATCCTGTATTCCGGTTTGTTTCTCGCCTTTGCCTCA GCGACTTTGGCTGCCGTATCGACCCCGGTGGCCACTCAGCTCCAGGCAACACTGCAGACCTTCGAGGGATGTGGCTTCAAGGTAAGCAACTTCTTGGATAATAACGCCAAAACTATTTCCGTGCTAGCGGGTCCGAAAGTTGCCCAGTACTGTGGGGAAGTGAGCGATTCCATTGCCATAATCAATGCAACGATCTATGGTGGCTGGGAAAAGTTGATAGCGGCGGCAACCGACGTTCAGTTCACCGCAATCGGAAAGAACATCAAGACTCTGTCGGATGCTACCTGTAAGCTAAATGTCGACGTGGCCGCAGCTGTCAAGGCAAAGTCGCTGCCGCTCTTCAAGACCACGGTGTCTGTTTACATCAAATCGTGTGCCCTTGCCACCGGCAATTTGATAGacaatctgaacaaaattgggACCGATGAAGCAAAGGATATTAGCGAAGAAGTTGACGATCTGTTATATATCGCCGCGAAGCTGAAGAAAGCATTGAGTATTTGA